The genomic DNA GACCATCAGTTCGATGACTTCGACTTCCTTGAAATCACCGATATCCGGGACTTTGACTTCCACAATGCTCATAGCGTTTGCTCCGTATTCTCGTTATTGGGTCACCGGATTTGGCTTGTTCGGGTTCAGGCCATACTTCGCCACGGCCTGCTCGACCACGGCCAGGTCGATCTTGCCTTCGTCGGCCAGCGAGCGCAGTGCCGCCACCGTGATGTAGTAGCGGTTCACCTCGAAGAACTCGCGCAGCTTGGCGCGGCTGTCCGAGCGGCCGAAGCCGTCCGTGCCCAGCACCTTGTACGAGCGGCCTTTCGGCATGTACGGGCGAATCTGCTCGGCGAACAGGCGCATGTAGTCGGTCGTCGCCACGATCGGGCCCTGCGTGTTCTGCAGCAGGCCCGTCACGTACGGCACGCGCTGTTCCTTGGTCGGGTTGACGAGGTTCCAGCGCTCGGCATCCTGGCCTTCACGGGCGACCAGGGTCAGCGACGGCGCGGACCAGATGTCGGCGGCGATGCCCCAGTCTTTTTCCAGCAATTCGGCGGCGAAGATGGATTCGCGCAGGATCGTGCCGGAGCCGATCAGCTGCACGCGTTCCTTGGCGTCCTTGGAACCTTCCTGCAGCAGGTACATGCCCTTCAGGATGCCCTCTTCCTGGCCGGCTTTCAGGCCCGGATGCGCGTAGTTCTCGTTCATGATGGTGATGTAGTAGAACACGTCTTCCTGTTCCGTCACCATGCGGCGCAGGCCGTCATGAATGATGACCGCCAGCTCGTGGCCGAAGGTCGGGTCGTACGGCACGCAGTTCGGGATCGCGGCGGCGAACAGGTGGCTGTGGCCGTCCTCGTGCTGCAGGCCTTCGCCGTTCAGCGTGGTGCGGCCGGCGGTGCCGCCCATCATGAAGCCACGGGCGCGCATGTCGCCGGCGGCCCAGGCCAGGTCGCCGATCCGCTGCATGCCGAACATCGAGTAGTACGTGAAGAACGGGATCATCACGCGGTTGTTGGTCGAGTACGACGTCGCCGCGGCGATCCACGAGCTCATGCCGCCTGCCTCGTTGATGCCTTCCTGCAGGATCTGGCCGGCCTTGTCCTCGCGGTAGTACATGACCTGGTCTTTATCCACCGGCTCGTACAACTGGCCTTGCTGGTTGAAGATGCCGATCTGGCGGAACAGGCCTTCCATGCCGAAGGTACGCGATTCGTCGACCAGGATCGGCACGATGCGCTGGCCCAGGCTCTGGTCGCGCAGCAGCGCGGTGATGATACGCACGAACGACTGGGTGGTCGAAATCTCGCGGCCTTCCGGCGTGGCTTCCAGCACGGCCTTGAACGCGTCCAGCGGCGGCACCACCAGCGTTTCGTCGGCCTTCATGCGGCGCTGCGGCAGGTAGCCGCCCAGGGCCTTGCGGCGCTCGTGCAGGTACTTGATTTCCGGCGCGTCGTCGGATGGCTTGAAGAACGGGATCTCGGCCAGCTTGTCGTCCGGGATCGGGATGTTGAAGCGGTCGCGCATCTCGCGGATCGCCTCGTCGTCCAGCTTCTTGGTCTGGTGCGCCGTGTTGCGCGCCTCGCCGGACTTGCCCATGCCGAAGCCCTTGACGGTCTTCACCAGCAGCACGGTCGGGCGACCCTTGGCTTCCTGCGCCACCTTGAACGCGGCGTAGATCTTGTGCGGATCGTGGCCGCCACGGGTCAGGCGCCAGATGTCGTCGTCGCTCATGTTGGCGACCATTTCCAACAGCTTCGGATGCTTGCCGAAGAAGTGCTTGCGCACGTAGGCGCCATCCTTGGCCTTGTAGTTCTGGTATTCGCCGTCCACGGTTTCCATCATCACGCGCTGCAGGATGCCTTCCTTGTCCTTGGCCAGCAGCTCGTCCCAGCCCGGGCCCCAGATGACCTTCACCACGTTCCAGCCGGCGCCGCGGAAGTCCGCTTCCAGTTCCTGGATGATCTTGCCGTTGCCGCGTACCGGACCGTCCAGGCGCTGCAGGTTGCAGTTGACGACAATGACGAGGTTGTCCAGCTGCTCGCGCGCGGCCATGCCGATCGCGCCCATCGATTCCGGCTCGTCCATCTCGCCGTCGCCGCAGAAGGCCCACACCTTGCGGCCGTCGGTATTGGCGATGCCGCGCGCGTGCAGGTACTTCAGGAAGCGCGCCTGGTAGATCGCCATCAGCGGGCCCAGGCCCATCGACACGGTCGGGAACTGCCAGAAGTCCGGCATCAATTTCGGGTGCGGGTACGACGACAGGCCCTTGCCGTCCACTTCGCGGCGGAAGTTCAGCAGCTGCTCTTCGGTCAGGCGGCCTTCCAGGAAGGCGCGCGCGTAGATGCCGGGCGACGAGTGGCCCTGCAGGTACAGCAGGTCGCCGCCATGTTCTTCGGACGGGGCGCGCCAGAAGTGGTTGAAGCCGATGCCCAGCATGTTCGCCAGCGAGGCGAACGAGGACAGGTGACCACCCAGGTCGCCGTCGGCGCGGTTGGCCTTGACGACCATCGCCATCGCGTTCCAGCGCATCCAGGAGCGCAGGCGCTCCTCATATTCCAGGTTGCCCGGGCAGTGCGCGCCGACGTGGGCGGGAATCGTGTTGACGTAGGCGGTGTTGGCGGAGAACGGGATCAAGGCGCCGCGGCGGCGCGCCAGATCGACCATGCGCTCCATCAGGTAGTGCGCCCGCTCCGGTCCTTCGTTTTCCAGGACGGCTTCGAGCGCCTCCAGCCATTCCTTGGTTTCCTGTGCGTCCGGATCGTTGGCGGTTTGGGCCGTGACCTGGTCAAGTTGAGCTGACATGTATCTAGTCTCCTAAGTTTGAGTGAGCCCGGGCCGATCGCTGGGATCGTGCGGACGCATGGGGTGCCTGAATCGAAAGATTATTTACCAAGACTTTGGCGAAGTGTAGGAATTCTACAAGCATTTGCAGCGTTTTCAAAATGCGCAATGACTTTTCATATTATGGGATTTCCCTATGCAGAAATGGTGCAGTGCCGCATGGATGCGGGGTTTGCGGACGCCGGTGCGACTTCGCCGGTTCGATCCCCCGCCGTTTTATAATGTCGGTCTTTCATCCCACCTCAGCACACCATCATGCCAGCACAACTGATCGACGGAATCGCCCTCTCCCAACAACTGCGCGCCGAAATCGCTTCCCGCGCCGCCGCATTGACCGCCCGCGGCAAGCAGCCCGGCCTGGCCGTGATCCTGGTGGGCGAGGACCCGGCCAGCCAGGTCTACGTGCGCAACAAGGTCAAGGCGTGCGGCGATGTCGGCATCCACTCGGTGCTGGAAAAATACGATGCCGACCTGACGGAAGCGGCCCTGCTCGAGCGCATCGCGGCGCTGAACGCCGACCCGGCCATCCACGGCATCCTGGTGCAGATGCCGCTGCCCAAGCACATCAACCCGCACAAGGTAATCGAGGCGATCAGCACGTCGAAGGACGTGGACGGCTACTCCGTGCTGTCGGCCGGCGAACTGATGACGGGCCTGGACGGTTTCCGCCCTTGTACGCCATACGGCTGCATGAAGCTGATCGAGACCACGGGCATCGACCTGCGCGGCAAGCACGCCGTCGTGATCGGCCGCAGCAACACGGTGGGCAAGCCGATGGCCCTGCTGCTCTTGCAAGCCAATGCCACCGTCACCATCTGTCATAGTGCGACGCCGGATCTGGGCCTGTACACGCGCCAGGCCGACGTGATCGTGGCGGCGGTGGGCCGCCGCAACACGCTGACGGCCGACATGGTGAAGCCGGGTGCAATCGTGATCGATGTGGGCATGAATCGCGACGATAATGGCAAGCTGTGTGGTGACGTGGATTTTGCCGGCATCCGCGAAGTGGCCGCGCACATTACGCCGGTGCCGGGTGGCGTCGGCCCGATGACGATCACGATGTTGCTGATGAATACCATCGAATCGGCGGAGCGTTGATTCGACCAACTACTGGATAAACTATGACGACTGACAATCCCCTGCTGGACTTTAGCGGCCTGCCCCGTTTCGACGCGATCAGGCCCGAACACGTGACACCTGCCATCGACGAGCTGCTGGCCAAGAATCGCGCCGTGGTGACGCAGCTGGAGGCACCGGCCGACCAGGTGACATGGCAGACCTTCGTCACGCCGCTGGAGGACGCGACCGAGCAACTGGGCCGCGCCTGGGGGATCGTCAGCCACCTGAACAACGTCGTCGACACGCCCGAGCTGCGCGCCGTCTACAACGAGAACCTGCCGAAGGTGACGGAGTTCTGGACCGAGCTGTCGCAGAACGAGGCGCTGTTCGCCAAGTACAAGGCGCTCAAGGACAGCCCGGAGTTCGCATCCTTGTCGCCAGCCCGCAAGCGCATCGTCGAGAACGCGATCCGCGATTTCCGCATGGGCGGCGCCGAGCTGCCGCCGGCGCAGAAGGAACGCTTCGCCGAGATCCAGGAGCAGCACGCGGCCGTGTCCACGCGCTTCTCGGAAAACGTGCTGGACGCCACCAACGACTGGACCATGCTGGTCGAGAACGAGGGCGATCTGGCCGGCCTGCCGCAGGACGTCAAGCATGCGGCCAAGACGCTGGCCGAGAAGAACGGCAAGAGCGGCTGGCAATTCACGCTGCACTTCCCGTCGTACTACCCGATCCTGCAGTTCGCCGACAACCGCGCGCTGCGCGAGAAGGTGTACCGCGCCAACGCCACCAAGGCTTCCGAGCTGGGCGACGTGTTCAGTGAGCGCGACAAATGGGACAACGGCGCCAACATCGTCACCTTGCTGAAGCTGCGCGCGGAAGAAGCCCAGCTGCTGGGCTACAAGAACTTCGCCGAGGTCTCGCTGGTGCCGAAGATGGCGCAAAGCCCGGAACACGTGATCGAGTTCCTGGAAGACCTGGCCCGCCGCGCCCGCCCCTATGCGGAAAAAGACCTGCAGGAGCTGACGCAGTTCGCGCGCGAGCGCCTCGGCATGGACAAACTGGAGGCATGGGACCTGCCATACGCCTCCGAGAAGCTGCAGCAGCACCGCTACTCGTTCTCGGCCCACGAAGTGAAGCAGTACTTCCCCGAGCACAAGGTGATCGACGGCCTGTTCAAGCTGGTACAGAACCTGTTCTCCGTGACGATCACGCCCGACGACGCGCCGGTCTGGCACAAGGACGTGCGCTTCTTCCGCATCGAGCGCGACGGCCAGCTGGTCGGCCAGTTCTACCTGGACCTGTACGCGCGCCCCGGCAAGAACAGCGGCGCATGGATGGACGACGCGCGCAGCCGCCGCGTCGAGGCGGGGCGCCTGCAGACGCCGGTGGCCTACCTGACCTGCAATTTCACCGAGCCGGCCGTCGTCGACGGCAAGGTGCAGCCGTCGCTGTTCACGCACGACGAAGTCATCACGCTGTTCCATGAATTCGGCCACGGCCTGCACCACATGCTGACGACCGTCGAGGAACTGGGCGTGTCCGGCATCTCGGGTGTCGAGTGGGATGCGGTGGAGCTGCCGTCGCAGTTCATGGAAAACTTCTGCTGGGAGTGGGACGTGCTGTCGCACATGACGGCGCACGTGCAGACCGGCCAGCCGCTGCCGCGCGCGCTGTACGACAAGATGCTGGCGGCGAAGAACTTCCAGTCCGGCCTGCAGACCCTGCGCCAGGTCGAGTTCTCGCTGCTGGACATGCACCTGCATTACGACTACGACCCTGCCAGCGGCAAATCGGTACAGGACGTGATCGACGAGGTGCGCCGCAAGTTCGCCGTCATCGTTCCGCCGTCGTTCAACCGCTTCCAGAACTCGTTCGGCCACATCTTCGCCGGCGGCTACGCGGCCGGCTACTACAGCTACAAGTGGGCCGAGGTGCTGTCCGCCGATGCCTATGCCGCGTTCGAGGAAGCGGCCGCGCTGGAAGGCGGCAAGCTGGCCGTGCAGACGGGCGAGAAGTTCCTGCGCGAGATCCTGTCAGTGGGCGGCTCGCGCCCGGCGCTGGAATCGTTCACGGCCTTCCGCGGCCGCGAGCCGTCGATCGACGCACTGCTGCGCCACAGCGGCATGGCGGCCTGAGGCCCACGCCGAGCACGGCGCCATCCCGGCTGACGGCCGGCATGGCGCCGTTTTTGCGTCCGCTCGCGCTGGGTGTTGCATTTGGAAAATTACTGCCGTCAATCAACTCGCGGCGGTAGAACGAATTTAGAATAGACCCATGACCCGCATCGACTTCCACACCAACGTGCCCGACAAGATCGCCTATGCCTGCCGCCTGATCCGCAAGGCCTACGGCGCGCGCAACCGCATCGTCGTGATGACGGAGGACGCGGCCCAGCAGGCCGCGCTAGACACGGCGCTGTGGACGTTTTCCGGCCCCGACTTCCTGCCGCACGTGGCGGTCGACGATCCGCTGGCGCCGGATACGCCGATCGTGCTGACGCACAGCGACGAACCGGAGCTGCCCCAGGCCGACCTGCTGGTCAACCTGGCGCGGCGCGCGCCCGCGCAGTTCGAGAACTTTCCGCGCCTGATCGAGGTCATTTCGCTCGACGAGCATGACGCCGCCGCCGGGCGGCTGCGCTTCGTCGCCTACAAACGGCAGGATTACCAGCCCACTCACCTCAGCATAGGAAAATCATGAACCAGGCCGCTCCGTTCGATGCCAGCATTCCCGTGCTGACGGAAGTCGTCAGCACGCCCGTCACCTTGCCCGTGGCGCAAGCTCCAGCGCCGTTGCCCGACACGGGCAGCCTGGGCGCCGCCGAGTGGGAGCAGCTGGAGCGCCGTCTCAACGAGAAGATCCTGCAGCAACTGACGTCACGCGTCGACTTCGTGCTGGAGCAGCGCATCAAGGACAGCATGGCCGAGGTGCTGACGCACGCACTGCACGACCTGACCACGGAGATCCGCCACGGCCTGCACGAAACGATCGGCAAGATCGTCGCGCGCGCGGTACAGCAGGAAATCGTCCATTTGCAGGCAAAAAAGGGCTGAACGGCGCCCTCGCGTGGTGCGCCCCGCCCTCTACCTGTGCGCAAGTGAAAAAAGCGCAAGCTGCGTCTTTGCCAATTGAAAATTTTGCTGTACCTTCTCGCTATGAAACGGCGTTCACGAGGCGCCGCCGACCCTAAATCATTGGAGAACGAGACATGCAAACGAAGTACGTCGTTGTTGCAGCCGCCGTGATGGCCGCTTTTGCCGGCACGGCATCCGCCCAGGAAGTGATCAAGATCGGCCACGTGGGCCCTGTTTCGGGCGCGCAGGCACACCTCGGCAAGGACAACGAGAACGGCGCCAACATGGCGATCGCGGACCTGAACGCCAAGGGCATCAAGATCGGCGGCAAGCCCGTCAAGTTCGTCCTGGTGCTGGAAGACGACGGCGCCGATCCGAAACAAGGCACGACGGTGGCGCAGAAGCTGGTCGACGCCAAGGTCAACGGCGTGATCGGCCACCTCAATTCGGGCACCACGGTGCCGGCGTCGCGCATCTACTATAATGCCGGCATCCCGCAGATTTCGCCGGCCTCGACGATCCCGACGTACACCAAGCAGAAGTTCAACACGGCCTTCCGCATCGTCGCCAACGACAACAAGCTGGGCGGCACGCTGGGCAAGTATGCCGTGACGAAGCTGGGTGCCAAGAAGATCGCCGTCATCGACGACCGCACGGCTTACGGCCAGGGCGTCGCGACGGAGTTCATCAAGGGCGCCAAGGGTCCGGGCGTGCAGATCGTCGACAAGCAGTTCACCAACGACAAGGCGACCGACTTCAACGCGATCCTGACCAGCATCAAGGCGAAGAACCCGGACCTGGTCTTCTTCGGCGGCATGGACGCCGTCGGTGGCCCGCTGCTGCGCCAGATGAAGGCGCTGGGCATCAACGCCAAGTTCATGGGCGGCGACGGCGTCTGCACGGATGCGCTGCCGCGCCTGGCCGGTACCGCCGCGGCGGACGGTGTCGTCACCTGCGCGGAAGCGGGCGGCGTGCCGCCGGAACTGCAGAAGAACATGGACGATTTCCGCGCCCGCTACAAGAAGCAGTACAACCAGGAAGTGCAGCTGTACGCGCCCTACGTGTACGACTCCGTGATGACGATGGCGCAGGCGATGCAGGATGCCGGGTCGAGCGATCCGAAGAAGTACCTGCCGTTCCTGGCGAAGGTGAAGTACCAGGGCGTGACGGGCCTGATCACGTTCGATGAATTCGGCGACATCCGCGACGGCGCGCTGACCCTGTTTACGTACCAGGGCGGCAAGAAGACGAAGATGGAAGTCGTCAAGTAAGGATAACAACGCGGGAGACAAACGCGAGCGGGCCGTCCGGTGAGGACGGCCCTTGTTTTTTCTGCGGCACCTTATGCGGTGGCCGCATACCGAATGGAGTAAAACGCATATGCAAACCAAGCTGATTCCCCTGGCCGCAGTGGTCGCCGCCATCGCCGGAGGCGCGCAGGCACAGGAAGTCGTCAAGATCGGCTACGTCGGCCCGATGTCGGGCCAGTCCGCCCACCTGGGCAAGGATACGCAAAACGGCACGCGCCTGGCGATCGAGGACCTGAACGCCAAGGGCTTCAAGATCGACGGCAAGCCCGTCAAGTTCGTGCTGGTGGCGGAAGACGACGCGGCCGATCCGAAACAGGCCACGTCGGCCGCGCAGAAGCTGGCGGACACGAAGGTCAACGGCGTGATCGGGCACCAGACCTCGGGCACTTCGATCCCCGCCTCGCGCATCTATTACAACGCGGGCATTCCGCAGATCTCGGCATCGGCCACCAGCCCGGTCTACACGCACCAGAAGTTCAACACGACGTTCCGCCTGGTCGCCAACGACAACAAGCTGGGCGCGACGCTGGGCCAGTACGCGGTGCAGAAGCTGGGGGCGAAGAAGATCGCCGTGATCGACGACCGCACGGCCTACGGCCAGGGCGTGGCCGACGAATTCGGCAAGGGCGCGCGCAAGGCGGGCGGCGTGCAGATCGTCGCGCGCGAGTTCACCAACGACAAGGCGACCGACTTCAACGCCATCCTGACCAATATCCGCTCGAAGAATCCGGACCTGGTCTTCTTCGGCGGCATGGACTCCGTCGGCGGCCCGCTGCTGCGCCAGATGAAGGCGCTGGGCATCAAGGGCAAGCTGATGGGCGGCGACGGCATCTGCACGGAAGCGATGCCGCGCCTGGCCGGCCCGACCGCCGGCGACGAGGCGATCGTCTGCGCGGAAGCGGGCGGCGTGGCGCCGGGCCAGCAGAAGAAGATGGAGGAATTCGCGGCGCGCTACAAGCAGCGCTACAACGAGAGCCTGCAGATCTACGCGCCGTACGCCTACGACGCCGTGATGACGATGGCGCAGGCGATGGCGGACGCCAAGTCGGCCGATCCGAAGAAGTACCTGCCCTACCTGGCCAAGGTGAAGTATGCCGGCATCACGGGCGACATCGCGTTCGACGCCTACGGCGACATCCGCGACGGCGCGCTGACCTTGTACACGTTCAAGGGCGGCAAGCGCACCCTGATCGAGGTGGTGAAGTAAACGCAAAAAGCCGGGCACTGCCCGGCTTTTTTGATTGGCTGCCGCTTACTTCTGCGCCAGCACCCATTTCACCAGCGTGCGCGCCTCGGCTTCGCTGACCTGCGGGTTGGCGGGCATCGGAATCGCGCCCCAGACGCCGGAGCCGCCCTTCATCACCTTCGCCACCAGCTTGTTCTCGGCATCCTTCTGGCCGGCGTATTTCGCCGCCACGTCCTTGTAGGCCGGGCCGACCAGCTTGTTCGCGACTGCATGGCAGGCCATGCAGTTCTTCGCCTTGGCCAGGTCGGCATTCGCCATTGCCGCTTGCGACACGAACGCCGAAGCCAGCACCGTTGCAATCATCATGGAACGTTTCATCGATTTCTCCAAAGTAATCTGCCGGTGATTCTACTCTTTCTGTACACCAGAGCAACCGCGGGCAGCTGATCCTACAACGGCCACGGATTCATGCGGGTTGACGGGCAAAATGTTACTGCATGTAAAGCCAGAATTCCGTAAGATGGCCGCAAAGGAGTCCGCCATGCCCATCATTCTTGTCATCGTTGCACTGTGCGCGCTGCGCTATTTCGAGGTCTGGCGCTTCGCCGACGTTTCGTGGTGGTGGATCGGCGGCCTCATGGTGTTCGCCTTCGTCTGGTTCGAGTTCATCGAACCGCTGCTGGGCCTGGACAAGCGCAAGGCGCACAGCGAGGACGAGCAGCGGCGCAAGGAGCGCGTCAAGAAGAACTTCGGCATCGGCAAGAAGAAATAACAACGGCCGAGCTCGTGTCCCACCGCGGGGTCAGTCACCAGAGTGAGACACGGGCTCAGCTTTCTAAGCTGACGAGCTCGTGTCCCGTTTTGGTGACTGACACCGCGGTGGGACACGAGCTCAGCCGTTTTGTCATCGTTGCACTGTGCGCCCTGCGCTATTTCGAGGTCTGGCGCTTCGCCGACGTTTCGTGGTGGTGGATCGGCGGCCTGATGGTGTTCGCCTTCGTCTGGTTCGAGTTCATCGAACCGCTGCTGGGCCTGGACAAGCGCAAGGCGCACAGCGAGGACGAGCAGCGGCGCAAGGCGCGCGTCAAGAAGAACTTCGGCATCGGCAAGAAGAAATAACAACGGCCGAGGCCGTGTCCCACCGCGGGGTCAGTCACCAGAGTGAGACACGGGCTCAGCTTTCTAAGCTGACGAGCTCGTGTCCCGTTTTGGTGACTGACACCGCGGTGGGACACGAGCTCGGCCGTTGGGCCGTTTTGCTTGGGTGGACGGTCAGCGCTTCAGCTGCGACAGGTCGCGCACCGCGCCGCGGTCGGCCGAGGTGGTCAGCGCCGCGTAGGCTTGCAGCGCCTGCGAGACGTAGCGCTCGCGGTTGACGGGCTTCCAGGCATCCGCGCCGCGTTCTTCCATCGCCGCACGGCGGTGTGCCAGCTCCTCGGCCGTGATGCGCAGGTTGATCGTGCGGTTGGGGATGTCGATCTCGATCGTGTCGCCCTCTTCCACCAGGCCGATCGCGCCGCCCTCGGCCGCTTCCGGCGAGGCGTGGCCGATCACCAGGCCCGACGAGCCGCCCGAGAAGCGGCCATCCGTGAACAGCGCGCAGGCCTTGCCCAGGCCCTTCGACTTGATGTAGGAGGTCGGGTACAGCATCTCCTGCATGCCCGGGCCGCCCTTCGGGCCTTCATAACGGATGACGACGACGTCGCCCTCGTGCACCGTGTCGCCCAGGATGCCGGTCACCGCATCGTCCTGGCTCTCGAACAGGCGCGCGCGGCCGGTGAACTTCAGGATGCTTTCGTCCACGCCGGCCGTCTTGACGATGCAGCCCTTCTCCGCGATGTTCCCGTACAGGACCGCCAGGCCGCCGTCCTGCGAATACGCATGCGCGCGGTCGCGGATGCAGCCGGCGCTGCGATCGAGGTCGTTGTCCTCATACCGTTCGGACTGCGAGAACGCCACCTGCGTCGGCACGCCGCCCGGCGCGGCGCGGAACAGCTGGTGCACGGCCGGGTCGTCGCTGCGGCGGATGTCGTATTTTTCGATCGCCTCGGCGATGGTCTTGCTGTGCACCGTCGGCAGCGAGGTGTCGAGCAGGCCGGCGCGCGCCAGCTCGCCCAGGATGGCGATGATGCCGCCGGCGCGGTGCACGTCCTCGATGTGGTACTTGTCCGTCATCGGCGCCACCTTGCACAGGCACGGCACGTGGCGCGAGATGCGGTCGATGTCGGCCATCGTGAAGTGGACTTCCGCTTCGTGCGCGGCCGCCAGCAGGTGCAGCACGGTGTTGGTGGAACCGCCCATCGACACGTCCAGCGTCATCGCGTTCTCGAACGCGGCCTTGGTGGCGATGGAGCGCGGCAGGATCGAATAATCGTCCTGTTCGTAATGACGCTTGGCCAGGTCGACGATCAGGCGGCCGGCACGCAGGAACAGCTCCTTGCGGTCGGCGTGCGTGGCGACGATCGTGCCGTTGCCCGGCAACGACAGGCCCAGCGCCTCCGTCAGGCAGTTCATCGAGTTGGCCGTGAACATGCCGGAGCACGAGCCGCACGTCGGGCAGGCGGAGCGTT from Pseudoduganella armeniaca includes the following:
- the ilvD gene encoding dihydroxy-acid dehydratase, whose translation is MPTYRSRTTTQGRNMAGARALWRATGMKDGDFEKPIIAVVNSFTQFVPGHVHLKDLGQLVAREIEAAGGVAKEFNTIAVDDGIAMGHGGMLYSLPSRDLIADSVEYMVNAHCADAMVCISNCDKITPGMLMAAMRLNIPVVFVSGGPMEAGKVVKVVNNDRKIIKLDLVDAMIQAGDARISDADVAEVERSACPTCGSCSGMFTANSMNCLTEALGLSLPGNGTIVATHADRKELFLRAGRLIVDLAKRHYEQDDYSILPRSIATKAAFENAMTLDVSMGGSTNTVLHLLAAAHEAEVHFTMADIDRISRHVPCLCKVAPMTDKYHIEDVHRAGGIIAILGELARAGLLDTSLPTVHSKTIAEAIEKYDIRRSDDPAVHQLFRAAPGGVPTQVAFSQSERYEDNDLDRSAGCIRDRAHAYSQDGGLAVLYGNIAEKGCIVKTAGVDESILKFTGRARLFESQDDAVTGILGDTVHEGDVVVIRYEGPKGGPGMQEMLYPTSYIKSKGLGKACALFTDGRFSGGSSGLVIGHASPEAAEGGAIGLVEEGDTIEIDIPNRTINLRITAEELAHRRAAMEERGADAWKPVNRERYVSQALQAYAALTTSADRGAVRDLSQLKR